Proteins from one Synechococcales cyanobacterium CNB genomic window:
- a CDS encoding PEP-CTERM sorting domain-containing protein (PEP-CTERM proteins occur, often in large numbers, in the proteomes of bacteria that also encode an exosortase, a predicted intramembrane cysteine proteinase. The presence of a PEP-CTERM domain at a protein's C-terminus predicts cleavage within the sorting domain, followed by covalent anchoring to some some component of the (usually Gram-negative) cell surface. Many PEP-CTERM proteins exhibit an unusual sequence composition that includes large numbers of potential glycosylation sites. Expression of one such protein has been shown restore the ability of a bacterium to form floc, a type of biofilm.) — translation MNVRIEAEPRLVRVLVAGGLCLALAAPALADISNPPLIFKATSSLGEATYKVSLEDGEWVSEDAWFWMLPSAIDFVDPNNGSLIARLVQGSSYIEHDPVLSGGFSVQAGAVDTTFTITIGSLGFPTISNPFARASAGMTVTDGDGNGASVKGLMPGGTMYHTSYNFGTAFASLISGPLVEPDAWGTNSDSDEYPAGAGNFIALGGPASEMFAEWKFTLTANDSAAGTGVFVVIPAPGVLALVGTGLGFVATRRRR, via the coding sequence ATGAACGTTCGCATTGAGGCGGAGCCTCGGCTCGTTCGAGTTCTCGTCGCGGGGGGCCTCTGCCTGGCGCTCGCCGCTCCGGCCCTCGCCGACATTTCAAACCCACCGCTCATCTTCAAGGCCACCAGTTCGCTGGGCGAGGCGACCTACAAGGTCTCGCTCGAAGACGGGGAGTGGGTCTCCGAGGACGCGTGGTTCTGGATGCTCCCCTCCGCCATCGATTTCGTCGACCCCAACAACGGCAGTCTCATCGCACGCCTCGTCCAAGGGTCGTCCTACATCGAGCACGATCCCGTGCTCAGCGGCGGCTTCTCCGTCCAGGCCGGTGCGGTTGACACCACCTTCACCATCACCATCGGGTCGCTTGGCTTCCCGACCATCAGCAATCCCTTCGCACGCGCGTCCGCGGGGATGACCGTGACCGACGGCGACGGCAACGGGGCCTCCGTGAAGGGGCTGATGCCCGGCGGCACCATGTACCACACCAGCTACAACTTCGGGACCGCCTTCGCCTCCCTCATCTCCGGCCCGCTCGTTGAGCCGGACGCTTGGGGAACCAACTCCGACTCTGACGAGTACCCGGCCGGCGCGGGCAACTTCATCGCCCTCGGTGGTCCAGCTTCCGAGATGTTCGCGGAGTGGAAGTTCACCCTGACAGCGAACGACTCGGCCGCCGGCACTGGCGTCTTCGTGGTCATCCCTGCTCCGGGGGTGCTCGCCCTCGTCGGCACTGGTCTCGGATTCGTCGCGACTCGCCGCAGACGCTGA